In Drosophila santomea strain STO CAGO 1482 chromosome 3L, Prin_Dsan_1.1, whole genome shotgun sequence, a single window of DNA contains:
- the LOC120449921 gene encoding E3 ubiquitin-protein ligase RFWD3 → MSETDSEGGTENESAVYPEIYSSDSRESDQPAPRRRNSDSDPDVMLQGMENEYDALEPEANEDDSSTEEEAILNPIEAQEPALEIQVQPDEEAYDQPNENQEPEPPRGLQMPRVPPPILVDPPNLPSPPRTSPRNQGDEQEVISLETPSPPKKRKRLSAAADKSLKKSPEGKAIVVDDEDDGLTCPICLDSWEMSGDHRLVSLRCGHLFGESCIRRWLNESQRQSSVKVCPQCKTKATFRDIRHLYAKRIQMLDTDIREQLEAERRRTHTLTTELATAKLAHTLTAEKLMLLQKDYERLKELVRAGGGRGAFGGDASGQKSIHQLATYRLYMEKNFEITREPGCRVLLYSAKHSLLVASQKSAQNLFPGYGVRFIDPPSFKPLHFLHTSALLIRDIAFSESQHLLTVASREPKIKIFDIRTRLCSSMFTAHDKMLWSCALDRNEREHFLYGGDLRGGVYIYDLRFPENILCEFQAEDNFSPVIHIVPVPPNKVFTSGGFLVCQLTALTFYEYAAASDTAVPTRLNVEGPFLSMQYDVVQDTVLISARSNPNFPQSRFILGRLDKIDGTPVLKVKATIYGSKATPIMTRPTQLGVEDNTLVVGYLQDSKQLMMHDVRREERVQTMPVNEVIYDICPVATQAGSYLAALTDNKCRVYKANSSMR, encoded by the exons ATGAGTGAAACGGACAGCGAAGGTGGCACAGAAAACGAGAGCGCCGTGTATCCGGAAATATACTCATCGGACAGCAGGGAATCCGATCAGCCTGCTCCGAGAAGGCGGAATTCAGATTCCGATCCGGATGTTATGCTGCAAGGAATGGAGAATGAATACGATGCTCTTGAGCCGGAAGCTAATGAAGATGATAGTTCTACAGAAGAAGAGGCAATCCTCAATCCAATTGAAGCTCAGGAGCCAGCTCTTGAGATTCAGGTACAACCGGACGAGGAAGCTTATGATCAGCCCAATGAAAACCAGGAACCCGAGCCACCGAGAGGCCTGCAGATGCCGAGAGTTCCGCCGCCAATTCTGGTAGATCCTCCGAACTTGCCCAGTCCCCCGAGAACTTCCCCCCGTAACCAAGGCGATGAACAAGAGGTGATCTCCTTGGAAACGCCATCACCGCCCAAAAAACGTAAACGTCTCTCCGCGGCTGCCGATAAAAGCCTTAAAAAGTCTCCCGAGGGCAAAGCAATAGTTGTGGATGACGAGGACGATGGCCTGACCTGTCCCATTTGTCTAGATTCCTGGGAGATGAGTGGCGACCATCGACTGGTCTCGCTACGGTGTGGTCACCTCTTTGGGGAATCTTGCATACGACGATGGCTAAACGAAAGCCAACGCCAATCTTCTGTAAAGGTGTGCCCGCAGTGCAAAACGAAGGCCACATTTAGAGATATCCGTCATCTGTACGCAAAGCGCATTCAGATGCTGGACACGGATATCAGGGAGCAGCTGGAGGCGGAGCGACGGCGTACCCATACTCTTACAACAGAGCTTGCTACCGCGAAGCTGGCACACACATTAACCGCCGAGAAGCTAATGCTCCTGCAAAAGGACTACGAACGGCTGAAGGAGCTGGTGAGGGCAGGTGGTGGGCGAGGAGCATTCGGAGGCGATGCCTCAGGTCAGAAGAGCATTCACCAACTGGCCACGTATCGATTGTACATGGAGAAGAACTTCGAGATTACTCGAGAGCCCGGCTGCCGAGTGCTTCTCTATTCCGCCAAGCACTCCCTGCTGGTGGCCTCGCAAAAGAGTGCCCAAAACCTGTTTCCCGGCTACGGAGTACGATTCATTGATCCGCCCAGCTTCAAGCCACTGCACTTTCTGCACACCTCTGCGCTCTTAATCAGGGACATTGCATTTAGCGAGTCACAGCACTTGCTCACGGTGGCCAGTCGGGAACCAAAGATCAAGATCTTTGACATAAGAACACGGCTTTGCTCGTCTATGTTCACTGCTCATGACAAGATGCTGTGGTCTTGCGCCCTGGATCGCAATGAGCGTGAACACTTTCTGTACGGCGGAGACCTGCGAGGTGGAGTTTATATCTACGACTTGCGGTTTCCCGAGAACATTCTTTGCGAGTTCCAAGCCGAAG ATAACTTTAGTCCTGTGATACACATAGTTCCTGTGCCACCAAATAAGGTTTTTACCAGCGGTGGCTTCCTGGTCTGCCAGCTGACGGCCCTTACATTTTACGAGTACGCTGCGGCCAGTGATACGGCCGTGCCCACTCGACTAAATGTGGAGGGACCCTTTCTATCCATGCAGTACGATGTCGTGCAGGACACGGTGCTCATATCAGCCCGATCCAATCCCAATTTTCCCCAGTCTCGCTTCATACTTGGCCGACTGGACAAGATAGATGGAACGCCCGTGCTGAAGGTAAAGGCCACCATATATGGATCGAAGGCCACACCAATTATGACTCGACCGACCCAACTGGGCGTCGAGGATAATACCTTGGTGGTGGGCTATCTGCAGGACAGCAAGCAGCTAATGATGCATGATGTGCGGCGGGAGGAGCGAGTGCAAACAATGCCAGTCAACGAGGTGATCTACGACATTTGTCCAGTGGCCACCCAGGCCGGATCCTATTTGGCCGCCCTCACTGACAATAAGTGTAGAGTTTACAAAGCTAACAGTTCCATGCGATGA
- the LOC120449924 gene encoding cold shock domain-containing protein CG9705: MAEPRTPEKLLAAKPPVFHHNSHSPNASLQLPSPIITRRTRTASTSARALENPVVTGIVKSFSRTKGHGFITPHAGGEDVFCHVSDIEGEYVPMPGDEVKYRLCAIPPKYEKHQAVHVQISNLTPEVHHKWEEPFYGGSSPAK, from the exons ATGGCCGAGCCAAGGACGCCCGAGAAGCTGCTGGCCGCCAAGCCGCCAGTGTTCCACCACAACAGCCATAGTCCCAATGCCTCGCTGCAGCTGCCCAGTCCCATCATCACGAGGCGCACCCGCACGGCCTCGAC CTCCGCTCGGGCCCTGGAAAATCCGGTTGTGACCGGTATTGTGAAATCCTTCAGCCGCACCAAAGGACACGGCTTCATTACACCCCATGCCGGCGGAGAGGACGTTTTCTGCCACGTTTCCGA CATCGAAGGTGAATATGTGCCCATGCCCGGGGACGAGGTCAAATACCGTCTGTGCGCCATTCCGCCCAAGTATGAGAAGCACCAGGCCGTGCACGTGCAGATTAGCAACCTGACGCCAGAGGTGCACCACAAGTGGGAGGAGCCATTCTATGGTGGCTCCTCGCCCGCCAAGTAA